CGGCGGCGAGATCCTTGAGGATCGCGATGGCGTCGTCGTCGCGATCCAGGCGGACGAGGCTGTCGGCCTCGCGCATGCGGGCGGTCCAGCGCAGCAGCGGGTCGGTTTCCAGGCGCTTGAAGGTCGCCAGCGCCTCGTTGTGATGGCCGCGGGAGGCGGCGATGTCGCCGATCAGCAGATGGGCGAGCGCCAGATCATCGCGCAGATGCAGCGCGATGCGGCCGAACAGCAGGGCCGGCTCGTCGGCATTCTCATGGTGCAGCGCGCTGCCGAGGTCGAACAGCGCCTCGGCAAGGCCGGAGCGGGCATCGGGCACCGGACGGACGTCGGACGGGCCGTTCGCCATGGCGTCCAGCGCCGGCTCCACCAGCAGACCGTCGGGGTTGTTGCCCTGGAAGGTCTGGTAGAGCTTGCGCGCCTCGTCCTTGCGGCCGGTGCGTGTCATGAAGTTGCCGACGATCTGCACCACCCGCAACGGCGCGTCGGTCTCCGTCACCTTGGCGTAGCGGGCCGCCGCCTCCTCGCTGCGGCCGGCGAGGTCGAGGACCAGGGCCGCATGCAGGTTGTAGAGCGCTTCGAAGCCCTTGACCTCCGCCAGCGGCCGCAGCGCCGCCAGCGCCTCGTCCGTCTTGCCGCGCGCGGCCGCCAGCCAGGCGCGGGTCAGCGGCGTCAGGAAACGGCCGAGCCCGTCGGACGGCAGGCGGGCGGCATAGCCGTCGGCCTCGTCCAGCCCGCCCCTGGCCAGCGCGTCGGCGGTCAGCAGGGTCAGCGCCATCTGTGGTTCGCCCTGCTCGCCCAGAAGGCGGGCGGCGTAGCCGAGCGCGGTATCGATCCGGCCCTCGCCCAGCCGCAGCAGAAAGGTGCGGCGCAGCAGGGAATCATCGTCCGGGTCGGCGGCGAGCGCCTGCGCGGTGAAGCGCGCCGCCGCGGTCCAATCATCCTGATGCTGGGCATAGCGCCCGGCCAGATAGCTGCCGGTGGCGGAGCCGGCGCCGTCCGCGGCCGATTCCGCGCCCGGGCCGGCGGCGACGGCCGGCGCCAGGGCGGTTCCCGTCATCAGGACCGCCAGGGAAATGGGCAGGAGCCGGCTTCGGAC
Above is a window of Azospirillum sp. B510 DNA encoding:
- a CDS encoding tetratricopeptide repeat protein; protein product: MTSVRSRLLPISLAVLMTGTALAPAVAAGPGAESAADGAGSATGSYLAGRYAQHQDDWTAAARFTAQALAADPDDDSLLRRTFLLRLGEGRIDTALGYAARLLGEQGEPQMALTLLTADALARGGLDEADGYAARLPSDGLGRFLTPLTRAWLAAARGKTDEALAALRPLAEVKGFEALYNLHAALVLDLAGRSEEAAARYAKVTETDAPLRVVQIVGNFMTRTGRKDEARKLYQTFQGNNPDGLLVEPALDAMANGPSDVRPVPDARSGLAEALFDLGSALHHENADEPALLFGRIALHLRDDLALAHLLIGDIAASRGHHNEALATFKRLETDPLLRWTARMREADSLVRLDRDDDAIAILKDLAAERPERTDAIIRLGDIYRYAKRYAEAIPAYGTALERIGTPQERHWPLLYARAMCYERTGQWPQAEADLQRALTLRPDEPSLLNFLGYSWIDRGEHLDKARAMVERAVELRPRDGYIVDSLGWALYKLGDYDAAVAKLERAVELKPGDPTINDHLGDAYWRAGRRNEARFQWTRALRNADEDTDKGAIQDKLDKGLTDRKAAAKQ